Proteins from a genomic interval of Gordonia sp. SL306:
- a CDS encoding three-helix bundle dimerization domain-containing protein translates to MAGDDDERRQINEVRTRLTEAYAGHPSDDVAGAVEAAYRHFDGTRVRDFVPLLVERRANQELGGSAVMADPAKVPPHLGEQ, encoded by the coding sequence ATGGCCGGGGACGATGACGAACGCAGACAGATCAATGAGGTCCGGACGCGATTGACGGAGGCCTACGCGGGCCACCCGTCGGACGACGTGGCCGGTGCGGTCGAGGCCGCATACCGTCACTTCGACGGCACGCGTGTGCGTGATTTCGTTCCGTTGCTGGTCGAGCGGCGGGCCAATCAGGAACTGGGCGGGTCGGCTGTCATGGCAGATCCGGCGAAGGTTCCGCCGCATCTCGGCGAGCAGTAG
- a CDS encoding MarR family winged helix-turn-helix transcriptional regulator, producing MGEGASVGLSSAATLSDAATIHRDLIRIGRAIRARSGGGELSAGQMSALWTIAQNAPIRATELAEREGVAAPTMSRVVASLERHGMVMRTTDPRDGRVSLLAPSAEGMEHIQGASSRNSELFEMALDQLADEDRAAVERSMRILADTVCGLAAPTADCPATADSAT from the coding sequence ATGGGCGAGGGCGCATCGGTCGGCCTGTCGTCCGCCGCAACCTTGAGTGACGCCGCCACCATCCATCGTGACCTCATCCGGATAGGGCGTGCGATCCGCGCCAGGTCCGGCGGCGGGGAGCTTTCCGCAGGTCAGATGTCGGCATTGTGGACAATCGCCCAGAACGCGCCGATCCGGGCTACCGAACTGGCCGAACGGGAGGGCGTCGCCGCGCCGACGATGTCTCGCGTCGTGGCCTCACTCGAACGACACGGGATGGTCATGCGCACCACCGATCCGCGCGACGGACGGGTCAGCTTGCTGGCTCCGTCGGCGGAGGGGATGGAGCACATCCAGGGCGCGTCATCGCGGAACTCCGAGCTCTTCGAGATGGCTCTCGACCAGCTCGCCGACGAGGATCGCGCGGCCGTGGAGCGATCGATGCGCATTCTCGCCGACACCGTGTGCGGCCTGGCCGCGCCAACCGCAGACTGCCCAGCTACCGCAGACAGCGCCACATAG
- a CDS encoding MSCRAMM family protein — MQPNVNGHRDEDRIEPSHTIAGGAIRGEIRRGDGATIADATITVIDPNGRQAARTVGDADGTFGIAVPGGGHYVLVVSAAGHEPSAVTVTVGSTPIDVEVVLTSMAALSGSVTTSATGEAVAQATVAVADHSGHVTATAVTGVDGRWSVAGLANGTYTVIVTAAGCDPVAETVMVSGTASPAVDVVLRTAAELGGTITDGTGADGAPVAHSQVALLNDSGEMAASALTDDDGRYLFANLTPGDYTVIANGYSPVAATIDIEAGRFVSHEFVLGARGQA, encoded by the coding sequence ATGCAGCCCAACGTCAATGGCCACCGGGACGAGGACCGGATCGAGCCGTCACACACCATCGCCGGCGGAGCAATCCGCGGCGAGATCCGCCGCGGAGACGGCGCCACGATCGCCGACGCGACGATCACCGTGATCGACCCGAACGGACGTCAGGCAGCCCGCACCGTGGGAGATGCAGACGGCACGTTCGGGATTGCGGTCCCGGGTGGCGGTCACTACGTCCTCGTCGTCTCGGCTGCCGGCCACGAACCGTCCGCGGTGACCGTCACGGTCGGCTCCACTCCGATCGACGTCGAGGTGGTGCTCACCTCGATGGCAGCACTCTCCGGGAGTGTCACCACCTCTGCGACCGGTGAGGCCGTGGCCCAGGCGACAGTGGCCGTCGCCGATCATTCCGGCCATGTCACCGCGACCGCCGTGACGGGTGTCGACGGACGGTGGAGTGTCGCCGGCCTGGCGAACGGCACCTACACGGTCATCGTCACGGCCGCCGGATGCGACCCGGTCGCGGAGACCGTGATGGTCAGCGGAACAGCCTCTCCCGCTGTCGATGTGGTACTCCGCACGGCGGCGGAACTCGGCGGGACGATCACCGACGGCACCGGCGCCGACGGCGCACCGGTGGCGCACAGCCAGGTCGCCCTGCTCAACGACTCGGGTGAGATGGCGGCGAGCGCACTGACCGACGACGACGGTCGGTATCTGTTCGCGAACCTCACACCCGGCGACTACACGGTCATCGCCAACGGTTACTCCCCGGTGGCGGCCACCATCGACATCGAGGCCGGACGATTCGTCAGCCACGAATTCGTCCTCGGCGCTAGGGGGCAGGCATGA
- a CDS encoding YceI family protein, which produces MSATITARVATSSGRPLDGAVMTVMSQAGEQRAIARADADGAVSAADLDTGTYTVVITAEGYQPTARVAVVTGSSPVSLGEIAAARAGGAPVPVPGRWDIDPGHSTIEISVRHFGIASIKGRFTDFTGQIEVAEDIEKSSVLAEIKTASIDTDNKTRDDHLRSDAFFDTEQHPVAEFRAGQVRPATDETWTLSGTLSLRGTAVPVTLELSYLGEVEDPWGGQRAGFRATGTLQRNDFGISFDDKLISGVAQIGSTAKVVLDIQAVRSSTHISD; this is translated from the coding sequence ATGAGTGCAACCATCACGGCACGGGTGGCGACCTCGAGCGGTCGTCCACTGGACGGCGCGGTCATGACGGTCATGTCCCAGGCCGGCGAACAGCGAGCGATCGCCCGCGCCGACGCCGACGGTGCGGTCAGCGCGGCTGACCTCGACACCGGCACCTACACAGTGGTGATCACCGCCGAGGGCTACCAGCCGACCGCCCGCGTGGCGGTGGTGACCGGGTCGAGTCCGGTCAGTCTCGGCGAGATCGCCGCGGCCCGCGCCGGTGGCGCACCGGTCCCGGTGCCCGGCCGGTGGGACATCGACCCGGGCCATTCGACGATCGAGATCAGCGTGCGTCACTTCGGGATCGCCAGCATCAAGGGCCGTTTCACCGATTTCACCGGGCAGATCGAGGTGGCCGAGGACATCGAGAAGTCGTCGGTGCTCGCCGAGATCAAGACCGCGAGCATCGACACCGACAACAAGACACGTGACGACCATCTGCGTTCCGATGCGTTCTTCGACACCGAGCAGCATCCGGTCGCCGAGTTCCGGGCCGGGCAGGTACGTCCGGCCACCGACGAGACGTGGACGCTCTCGGGCACGCTGTCTCTGCGCGGCACGGCGGTCCCGGTGACGCTCGAATTGTCCTATCTCGGCGAGGTCGAGGACCCCTGGGGCGGACAACGCGCCGGCTTCCGTGCGACGGGAACGCTGCAGCGCAACGACTTCGGCATCAGCTTCGACGACAAGCTGATCAGCGGCGTCGCCCAGATCGGCAGCACGGCGAAGGTCGTCCTCGACATCCAGGCCGTCCGCAGCAGCACACATATTTCTGATTGA
- a CDS encoding MFS transporter has protein sequence MSNHTVAERGGAAQAESPRPSRQRSLEELGPNYKWIALSNTTLGMLIATINSSIVLIALPDIFKGIHLNPLEPQNTSYLLWMMMGFLVVTAVLVVSFGRLGDMFGRARMYNMGFAIFTISSIFLAITWFDGSEAAIWLIFWRIIQGVGGAFLMANSSAILTDAFPANQRGLAMGINGVAAIAGSFLGLLIGGVLAPIQWHYIFLVSVPFGVIGTIWAYLKLHDTGERRKAKMDWWGNITFAVGLIAILIAITYGIQPYGSSNMGWGNPWVLTGLIGGAIVLAVFVFIETKVASPLFELSLFKNRSFAFGNIANLMASIGRGGLQFILIIWLQGIWLPQHGFDYSRTPLWAGIYMVPMTIGFLLSAPVSGFLSDRVGTKWFTTIGMLITAGTFAALIAIPVDFTYWVFAVIMLINGIGMGLFASPNRAEVMNSLPITSRGSGAGMMTTFQNAAMVLSIGLFFSLMIAGLSAHLPDAMFSGLTAGGMPQAPADGIAHLPTVGILFAAFLGYNPIREIGGQALQGLPQSSVDHLTGLDFFPHLISDPFSDGLTAAFTFALICCVLGAIASLFTGGSKSPVESPETVGAELAAVAADASVAAPSELIDEPRATGPRHLLTSAGSAQSEVERPRIAGRITASDGTPLGNSAVTVTDIRGHQAGATAVHDDGSYAVHDLADGTYTVIATAPGRSPKALTVSVVGDLVFRRDFALTGGSVLQGSVRDEQRPLPANLIVTDQSGAVVTQAHADSDGRFAIHGLSEGDTVAVTASVPGYQPASQLVTVDATMRAEIEIVLVATGGVQGSVRAVDGSPLVGATVSAIGPEQTIVASVITDADGRYRIEGLTDAQFTIVANMYEPAAVQVNVATGQRNTADIALGSGNQTSVS, from the coding sequence ATGTCGAATCACACAGTGGCCGAGAGAGGCGGGGCCGCGCAGGCGGAGTCCCCTCGCCCCTCGCGCCAGAGATCCCTCGAGGAGCTCGGTCCGAACTACAAGTGGATCGCGCTCTCCAACACCACGTTGGGCATGCTGATCGCGACGATCAACAGCTCGATCGTCCTGATCGCCCTGCCGGACATCTTCAAGGGCATCCATCTCAATCCCCTCGAACCCCAGAACACCAGCTACCTGCTGTGGATGATGATGGGCTTCCTGGTGGTCACCGCCGTGCTGGTGGTGAGCTTCGGACGCCTCGGCGACATGTTCGGTCGCGCCCGCATGTACAACATGGGCTTCGCGATCTTCACGATCTCGTCGATCTTCTTGGCCATCACCTGGTTCGACGGCAGTGAGGCGGCCATCTGGCTGATCTTCTGGCGCATCATCCAGGGCGTCGGCGGTGCGTTCCTGATGGCGAACTCGTCGGCGATCCTCACCGATGCCTTCCCCGCCAACCAGCGCGGCCTCGCGATGGGCATCAACGGTGTGGCCGCGATCGCCGGCTCGTTCCTCGGTCTGCTGATCGGCGGCGTGCTCGCCCCGATCCAGTGGCACTACATCTTCCTGGTGTCCGTACCGTTCGGCGTGATCGGCACGATCTGGGCGTACCTGAAACTGCACGACACCGGTGAACGCCGCAAGGCCAAGATGGACTGGTGGGGCAACATCACCTTCGCGGTCGGCCTCATCGCGATCCTCATCGCCATCACCTACGGCATCCAGCCCTACGGCTCGTCGAACATGGGTTGGGGCAACCCCTGGGTCCTCACCGGCCTCATCGGTGGTGCGATCGTGCTCGCCGTCTTCGTGTTCATCGAGACCAAGGTCGCCAGCCCGCTGTTCGAACTGTCGCTGTTCAAGAACCGTTCGTTCGCGTTCGGCAACATCGCCAACCTGATGGCGTCGATCGGCCGTGGTGGTCTGCAGTTCATCCTGATCATCTGGCTGCAGGGCATCTGGCTCCCGCAGCACGGCTTCGACTACTCGCGTACGCCGCTGTGGGCGGGCATCTACATGGTGCCGATGACGATCGGCTTCCTGCTCAGTGCACCGGTCTCCGGGTTCCTCTCCGACCGCGTGGGCACCAAGTGGTTCACCACCATCGGCATGCTGATCACCGCGGGCACGTTCGCCGCGCTGATCGCGATCCCGGTCGACTTCACCTACTGGGTGTTCGCCGTGATCATGCTGATCAACGGCATCGGTATGGGTCTGTTCGCGTCGCCGAACCGCGCCGAGGTGATGAACAGTCTCCCGATCACCTCGCGTGGCTCCGGTGCGGGCATGATGACGACATTCCAGAACGCCGCCATGGTGCTCTCGATCGGCCTGTTCTTCTCGCTGATGATCGCCGGCCTGAGTGCGCATCTGCCCGATGCGATGTTCAGCGGTCTGACGGCCGGCGGTATGCCGCAGGCTCCGGCCGACGGCATCGCACACCTGCCGACGGTCGGCATCCTGTTCGCGGCGTTCCTCGGCTACAACCCCATCCGGGAGATCGGTGGCCAGGCGCTGCAGGGCCTGCCGCAGTCGAGTGTCGACCACCTGACGGGTCTGGACTTCTTCCCGCACCTGATCAGCGATCCGTTCTCCGACGGATTGACGGCGGCCTTCACCTTCGCGCTGATCTGCTGCGTGCTGGGTGCCATCGCATCGCTGTTCACCGGTGGGTCGAAGTCGCCGGTGGAATCGCCGGAGACCGTGGGTGCCGAGCTGGCGGCCGTCGCCGCCGATGCCTCCGTGGCCGCTCCGTCGGAACTGATCGACGAGCCGCGCGCCACCGGGCCACGGCATCTGCTGACCTCGGCCGGCAGTGCACAGTCCGAGGTCGAACGACCACGGATCGCGGGCCGGATCACCGCCTCCGACGGGACACCGCTGGGAAACTCCGCCGTCACCGTCACCGACATCCGCGGCCACCAGGCCGGCGCGACCGCGGTGCACGACGACGGGTCGTATGCGGTACACGATCTGGCAGACGGCACGTACACCGTCATCGCGACGGCACCGGGGCGCTCTCCCAAGGCGCTCACCGTGTCCGTGGTCGGCGACCTCGTGTTCCGCCGAGACTTCGCTCTCACCGGCGGGTCGGTGCTCCAAGGCTCGGTGCGTGACGAGCAGCGTCCGCTGCCCGCCAACCTGATCGTCACCGATCAGTCGGGCGCGGTGGTCACCCAGGCGCACGCCGATTCCGATGGACGCTTCGCCATCCACGGGTTGTCCGAAGGCGACACCGTCGCGGTCACCGCATCGGTTCCCGGCTACCAGCCGGCCAGCCAGCTGGTCACTGTCGATGCGACGATGCGTGCCGAGATCGAGATCGTCCTGGTCGCGACCGGTGGCGTGCAGGGTTCGGTGCGAGCCGTGGACGGATCGCCGTTGGTGGGTGCCACCGTCTCGGCGATCGGCCCCGAACAGACGATCGTCGCGTCGGTGATCACCGACGCCGACGGGCGCTATCGGATCGAGGGACTGACCGACGCGCAGTTCACCATCGTGGCCAACATGTACGAGCCCGCCGCCGTTCAGGTGAATGTGGCCACCGGCCAACGGAACACGGCCGACATCGCCCTGGGTTCCGGCAACCAGACCAGTGTCTCCTAG
- a CDS encoding NAD(P)-dependent alcohol dehydrogenase, with protein MKAIQMVKPGSEPELRDIEKPTPGPGEVLVKVTAAGACHSDDFVLNMPAESFPYPLPLTLGHEGVGVVAELGSGVTTLSEGTAVAVYGPWGCGVCHFCSRGLENYCSNAAELQIAPPGLGAPGAMAEYVIVDDPRHLVPIGDLDPVTTVPLTDAGLTPYHAIKPSLPKLVGGTTAVVIGTGGLGHVAIQLLRHLTPSRVIALDVTQEKLDFAKEVGAHETVRSDADAVENIRKITGKDGATAVFDFVGYQPTIDTAMGAVGTMGDVTIVGLGDGQAAAKVGIWAQPYEVSVRAPYWGSRGELIEVLDLARDGALDVAVQTFGLDDGVEAYRKLAANDLRGRAVVVP; from the coding sequence GTGAAGGCGATCCAGATGGTCAAGCCGGGCAGCGAGCCGGAACTCCGTGATATCGAGAAACCCACCCCCGGACCCGGTGAAGTGCTGGTGAAGGTGACTGCGGCGGGGGCCTGCCACTCCGACGACTTCGTCCTCAACATGCCGGCCGAGAGCTTCCCGTACCCGCTGCCGCTGACACTCGGGCACGAGGGCGTCGGGGTGGTCGCCGAACTCGGCAGCGGCGTCACCACACTGTCCGAGGGCACCGCGGTCGCGGTCTATGGGCCGTGGGGCTGCGGGGTGTGCCACTTCTGTTCCCGCGGACTGGAGAACTACTGCAGCAATGCCGCCGAACTGCAGATCGCACCCCCGGGGCTCGGCGCCCCCGGCGCCATGGCCGAGTACGTGATCGTCGACGACCCGCGTCACCTGGTGCCGATCGGCGACCTGGACCCGGTCACCACCGTGCCCCTCACCGACGCCGGACTCACGCCGTATCACGCCATCAAACCGTCGTTGCCCAAGCTGGTGGGTGGCACCACCGCTGTCGTCATCGGGACCGGCGGACTCGGCCATGTCGCGATCCAGCTGCTGCGCCACCTCACCCCGTCCCGGGTGATCGCGCTCGACGTGACCCAGGAGAAGCTGGACTTCGCCAAGGAGGTCGGGGCTCACGAGACCGTGCGCAGTGACGCCGACGCCGTCGAGAACATTCGCAAGATCACCGGCAAGGACGGGGCCACAGCTGTTTTCGACTTCGTGGGATATCAGCCCACCATCGACACGGCGATGGGTGCGGTCGGCACGATGGGCGATGTGACGATCGTCGGCCTCGGCGACGGACAGGCCGCAGCCAAGGTCGGGATCTGGGCGCAGCCGTATGAGGTGTCGGTCCGGGCACCGTACTGGGGATCGCGCGGTGAACTGATCGAGGTTCTGGATCTCGCCCGCGACGGCGCGCTCGACGTGGCTGTGCAGACCTTCGGTCTCGACGACGGAGTCGAGGCGTATCGCAAGCTCGCAGCCAATGACCTGCGTGGACGCGCCGTCGTCGTACCGTGA
- a CDS encoding FMN-binding glutamate synthase family protein — translation MIRVASVVSLVVVALAAIVIASLGPWGWWIAAVVLTAIAGVGVYDLVQRRHSVLRNYPVVGHLRFLLESLRPELQQYFIERNFDGRPYDRDIRSLIYERAKGTAAELSYGTERDIDVDGYEYLVHSVAPIERPPEPLRVRVGGPDCRQPYEMSLLNVSSMSFGALSGNALRALNNGARRGGFAHDTGEGGLTPYHLGGADVIWEIGSGYFGTRTKDGHFDPEQFADKAADDRVKAISLKLSQGAKPGVGGVLPAAKVSAEIARYRGVPAGEKCVSPASHSEFATPRELIAFVARLRELSDGKPIGVKLCIGSRVDVLAICKAMLAERITPDFIVVDGAEGGTAAAPLEYEDHVGLPLTDGLMTMHNALVGTGLRDRVRIGASGKVASGNDIVKRLIQGADYTNAARAMMMAVGCIQSQRCHTNHCPVGVATQDPRRARALDVDDKSDRAYRYQQATVDEAMRLMASMGISRPSQLSPHLLRKRVSATSQRSYAEIYEWLRPGQLVHEAPQTWVDDWTRADPDSFAPDGTRLRG, via the coding sequence GTGATCCGTGTCGCGAGCGTCGTCTCGCTGGTGGTGGTCGCGCTCGCGGCCATCGTCATCGCTTCGTTGGGCCCGTGGGGCTGGTGGATCGCGGCAGTCGTGCTGACCGCGATCGCCGGCGTCGGGGTCTATGACCTCGTCCAGCGTCGCCACTCGGTACTGCGGAACTATCCGGTGGTCGGCCACCTGCGGTTCCTGCTGGAGTCGCTGCGACCGGAACTGCAGCAATACTTCATCGAGCGCAACTTTGACGGCAGGCCGTACGACCGGGACATCCGGTCGCTGATCTACGAGCGTGCCAAAGGCACCGCGGCAGAACTGTCGTACGGGACCGAGCGCGATATCGACGTCGACGGTTACGAGTACCTGGTCCACTCGGTCGCGCCGATCGAACGGCCACCGGAGCCGCTCCGTGTGCGGGTCGGCGGCCCCGACTGCCGTCAACCCTACGAGATGTCGCTCCTCAACGTGTCATCGATGAGCTTCGGCGCACTCTCCGGAAATGCATTGCGAGCGTTGAACAACGGCGCCCGGCGAGGCGGATTCGCACACGACACCGGGGAGGGCGGGCTGACGCCCTACCACCTGGGCGGGGCCGACGTGATCTGGGAGATCGGCTCGGGCTATTTCGGAACGCGAACCAAAGACGGACATTTCGATCCGGAGCAGTTCGCCGACAAGGCCGCCGACGATCGCGTCAAGGCGATCTCGCTGAAGCTGAGTCAAGGGGCCAAGCCCGGCGTCGGAGGGGTGCTGCCCGCTGCCAAGGTCAGCGCGGAAATAGCCCGCTATCGCGGCGTGCCGGCCGGTGAGAAATGCGTCAGCCCGGCGAGCCACTCCGAGTTCGCCACTCCCCGTGAGCTCATCGCCTTCGTCGCACGGCTTCGCGAACTCAGTGACGGCAAGCCGATCGGGGTGAAGCTCTGCATCGGGTCGAGAGTGGATGTGCTCGCCATCTGCAAGGCGATGCTCGCCGAGCGGATCACCCCTGACTTCATCGTCGTCGACGGCGCGGAAGGCGGAACCGCCGCGGCGCCTCTCGAGTACGAGGACCACGTCGGCCTACCGCTCACCGACGGATTGATGACGATGCACAACGCCCTCGTGGGCACCGGTCTACGGGACCGAGTCAGGATCGGCGCCAGCGGCAAGGTCGCGTCCGGCAACGACATCGTCAAACGCCTGATCCAGGGCGCCGACTACACCAATGCCGCACGCGCAATGATGATGGCCGTCGGTTGCATCCAGTCACAACGTTGTCATACCAACCACTGCCCGGTGGGTGTGGCCACCCAGGATCCTCGACGTGCCCGTGCACTCGACGTGGATGACAAGAGCGACCGCGCCTACCGGTACCAACAGGCCACCGTCGACGAGGCCATGCGACTGATGGCCTCGATGGGCATCTCGCGCCCGTCGCAATTGTCACCCCACCTGCTACGCAAACGAGTGTCGGCCACCTCCCAACGCTCCTACGCGGAGATCTACGAGTGGCTCCGGCCAGGCCAACTCGTCCACGAGGCCCCACAGACCTGGGTCGACGACTGGACTCGCGCCGATCCGGATTCGTTCGCGCCCGACGGCACACGCCTCCGCGGGTGA
- a CDS encoding nuclear transport factor 2 family protein has protein sequence MQPSDLEHWLDSQRIVRLVTTYFRLLDEQDFDEWRFHEIFHDDATIVRPDGSETIGPHHIAASHARNFARFESSQHLLTGHDVQVTDDIADLRFNLVAIHLWKDRPVDAALDERSFTAGGVVTARLARTPDGWRITRLQNRVVWRTGYFGDMAPSR, from the coding sequence GTGCAGCCCTCAGACCTCGAACACTGGCTCGATTCCCAGCGAATCGTGCGACTGGTGACCACCTACTTTCGCCTGCTCGACGAACAGGATTTCGACGAGTGGCGGTTCCACGAGATCTTCCACGACGATGCGACGATCGTTCGTCCAGACGGCTCGGAGACGATCGGCCCGCACCACATCGCGGCCAGTCACGCGCGCAACTTCGCACGTTTCGAGAGCAGCCAGCACCTGTTGACCGGCCACGATGTGCAGGTGACCGACGACATCGCCGATCTCCGGTTCAACCTCGTCGCGATCCATCTCTGGAAGGATCGACCCGTCGACGCCGCGTTGGACGAGCGATCCTTCACCGCGGGCGGCGTGGTCACGGCACGCCTGGCCAGGACGCCCGACGGCTGGCGTATCACCCGGCTGCAGAACCGGGTGGTCTGGCGGACGGGCTACTTCGGTGACATGGCGCCGTCCCGGTAG
- a CDS encoding GntR family transcriptional regulator has product MTVNLAPSRDLTVHRLHDLLRVAILDRGDIIERDRLLDESTLMRRFDVARDVLREALAILAAEGLIVRRRGLGTLVVGSSFTVEGHLPSRTGDLTDQFTAGGVLTFRMLHWRLESAPAVVGDHLDAVGEHDQCLCMEYVMVLDGWPVGLITNYLRAREAAGMRPEDFRGDFYQLLDSHGVDMADYDIEFTPQCADRRTAELIEVADGDPIQLFEQTIRDSAGAAIDFAIGRMRREARFKVTGIGRVRPAR; this is encoded by the coding sequence ATGACCGTGAATCTTGCCCCGTCCCGGGATCTGACGGTACATCGACTCCACGATCTGCTCCGGGTGGCGATCCTGGACCGCGGCGACATCATCGAGCGCGATCGCCTGCTCGACGAGTCGACGCTCATGCGTCGGTTCGATGTGGCGCGAGACGTCCTCCGTGAGGCACTCGCCATCCTCGCCGCCGAGGGACTGATCGTCCGGCGACGAGGGCTCGGCACTCTGGTGGTCGGGTCGTCGTTCACCGTCGAGGGCCATCTGCCCAGTCGTACGGGCGATCTGACCGATCAGTTCACGGCAGGCGGGGTCCTGACGTTCCGGATGCTGCATTGGCGCCTCGAATCCGCGCCGGCCGTCGTCGGGGATCACCTCGACGCGGTCGGCGAACACGATCAGTGCCTGTGCATGGAGTACGTGATGGTTCTCGACGGTTGGCCGGTGGGGCTCATCACCAACTACCTGCGCGCACGCGAGGCGGCCGGGATGCGGCCCGAGGATTTCCGCGGAGACTTCTACCAGCTCCTCGACTCCCATGGCGTGGACATGGCCGACTATGACATCGAGTTCACGCCGCAGTGTGCCGACCGGCGGACCGCTGAGCTGATCGAGGTGGCCGACGGCGATCCGATCCAGCTGTTCGAACAGACCATCCGCGATTCCGCCGGTGCGGCCATCGACTTCGCGATCGGTCGGATGCGTCGGGAGGCCCGGTTCAAGGTGACCGGGATCGGGAGGGTGAGGCCGGCACGCTGA
- a CDS encoding amidase translates to MSTVSTIAEAAAALRDGSVTSLALTERALACAEQHDGAVGSYVRMFSETALAVAAAADSELAAGRDHGPLHGIPLGVKDIISTEESPTTAQSVVHDSSWHPADAVVVQRLRAAGAVITGKLTTMEFAIGGPDASKPFPIPRNPWNLDHWAGGSSSGSGSAVAAGMVLGALGTDTAGSIRIPSAFCGITGLMPTFGRVPKSGCVPLGYTLDHIGPMTRSAEDCALMLNAMAGYDRSDPTCLDVPVDDYLAGLTGDLDGVTVGVASLVGASGPLADPSVDAVFAAAVDALTSRGARVVEIELPLYEEMRAANMVIMLSEALAYHQGDLASRWSDYFATTRALISGALSFTGADYVQAQRVRRVAQQRMADVFAQVDLVATPTCAAGATSLEASDLAEPDAMRTIHTQYWDCIGNPAVSVPMGFTPDGLPLGLQIAARPLAEALALRAADAYQHATDWHRRVPPMVAEPDLSAA, encoded by the coding sequence GTGAGCACGGTATCGACGATTGCCGAGGCGGCGGCCGCGCTGCGGGACGGCTCGGTGACCTCGCTGGCACTCACCGAGCGCGCACTGGCATGCGCCGAGCAACACGACGGCGCGGTGGGTAGTTACGTCCGGATGTTCTCCGAGACCGCCCTCGCGGTGGCGGCGGCCGCCGACAGCGAGCTTGCGGCAGGCCGTGACCACGGCCCTCTGCACGGTATTCCATTGGGCGTCAAGGACATCATCAGCACCGAAGAGTCTCCGACGACGGCACAGAGCGTGGTGCACGACTCCTCGTGGCACCCCGCCGATGCGGTTGTGGTGCAGCGACTCCGGGCGGCAGGCGCGGTGATCACCGGCAAGCTCACCACGATGGAGTTCGCGATCGGCGGACCCGACGCTAGCAAGCCGTTCCCGATCCCGCGCAACCCGTGGAACCTCGACCACTGGGCGGGCGGGTCGAGCTCGGGCTCGGGGAGTGCGGTCGCCGCCGGCATGGTGCTCGGCGCACTGGGGACCGACACCGCGGGCAGCATTCGTATCCCGTCCGCGTTCTGCGGCATCACCGGCCTGATGCCCACCTTCGGGCGCGTCCCGAAATCGGGCTGTGTGCCACTGGGTTACACGCTGGATCACATCGGGCCGATGACCCGCAGCGCCGAGGACTGCGCGCTCATGTTGAACGCGATGGCCGGATACGACAGGTCCGATCCGACCTGCCTCGACGTGCCCGTCGACGACTACCTCGCCGGGCTGACCGGTGACCTCGACGGTGTCACCGTCGGGGTGGCGTCACTGGTTGGCGCGTCCGGGCCACTCGCGGACCCGTCGGTTGATGCGGTGTTCGCGGCCGCGGTGGACGCGCTGACCTCACGGGGCGCACGGGTGGTGGAGATCGAACTGCCGCTCTACGAGGAGATGCGGGCGGCGAACATGGTGATCATGCTGTCGGAGGCATTGGCCTACCATCAGGGCGACCTGGCCTCCCGATGGTCGGACTACTTCGCGACCACCCGCGCTCTGATCTCCGGCGCACTGTCGTTCACCGGTGCGGATTATGTCCAGGCGCAGCGGGTTCGGCGAGTCGCGCAGCAACGGATGGCAGACGTCTTCGCTCAGGTGGACCTGGTGGCCACGCCGACGTGTGCCGCGGGCGCGACGTCACTGGAGGCGAGCGATCTCGCCGAGCCGGACGCCATGCGGACGATCCACACGCAGTACTGGGACTGCATCGGCAATCCGGCGGTGTCGGTGCCGATGGGATTCACCCCCGACGGACTGCCGCTCGGCCTTCAGATCGCGGCGCGGCCGTTGGCCGAGGCGCTCGCACTCCGTGCGGCGGACGCCTATCAGCACGCCACGGACTGGCATCGCCGCGTTCCGCCCATGGTCGCCGAGCCGGACCTCTCGGCCGCGTGA